From a single Excalfactoria chinensis isolate bCotChi1 unplaced genomic scaffold, bCotChi1.hap2 Scaffold_85, whole genome shotgun sequence genomic region:
- the LOC140265396 gene encoding olfactory receptor 10AG1-like: MLQRNILKNHTDGPGFLLGFSDPPGLPGLCFTIFLLIYVTVIIGNSLIVLVTVLDLSLHSPMYVFLRNLSFLEICYISSTLPKMLVCFLTGDVWISFFGCVAQLYFLVSLGSTECLLLAAMAYDRYVAICDPLRYSLVMNGGFCVRLVVVSWMVTVPIQVGQTYQVFTLPFCASHHLHHFFCDVPPLLELACADTFWNRVTLNTIILLFVVLPFFMIIVSYIRIIWTILKMNSALSRHKAFSTCSSHLMVLTLFYGSATVAYFKHRSRDSADTDKYLALFYTILTPMFNPVIYGIRNREVRIALKKLLWGK, from the coding sequence ATGCTCCAAAGAAATATCCTGAAGAATCACACTGATGGACCTGGATTTCTTCTGGGGTTTTCTGATCCCCCTGGGCTGCCAGGATTGTGCTTCACCATCTTCCTGCTCATTTATGTCACAGTCATCATTGGGAACAGCCTGATTGTGCTGGTTACAGTGCTGGACTTGAGCCTCCACAGCCCCATGTATGTCTTCCTGAGAAACTTGTCCTTCTTGGAGATCTGCTACATATCATCCActctccccaaaatgctggtgtGTTTCTTGACGGGAGATGTCTGGATCTCCTTCTTTGGCTGTGTTGCCCAGCTGTATTTCCTGGTTTCTCTGGGAAGCACTGAGTGCCTCCTGCTGGCCGCCATGGCCTACGACCGCTACGTGGCCATATGTGACCCCCTGCGCTACAGCCTGGTGATGAATGGGGGGTTCTGTGTCAGACTGGTGGTCGTCTCATGGATGGTTACCGTACCAATACAAGTGGGCCAGACCTACCAAGTGTTCACCTTGCCCTTCTGTGCAtcccatcacctccatcattTTTTCTGCGATGTTCCCCCTCTGTTGGAGCTGGCCTGTGCAGATACTTTCTGGAACCGTGTGACCCTGAACACTATCATCCTGCTATTCGTTGTCCTTCCCTTTTTCATGATCATTGTTTCCTACATTAGAATTATCTGGACGATTCTGAAAATGAactctgctctgagcagacaCAAAGCCTTTTCCACCTGCTCCTCACATCTCATGGTGCTGACTCTCTTTTATGGCTCAGCTACGGTTGCGTACTTCAAACACCGCTCAAGGGACTCTGCAGACACTGACAAATACCTTGCCCTGTTTTACACGATTCTGACCCCCATGTTTAACCCTGTCATCTATGGTATAAGGAATAGGGAAGTGAGGATTGCCCTGAAAAAACTCCTGTGGGGAAAGTGA
- the LOC140265397 gene encoding olfactory receptor 4M1-like, producing MEHENSTRVREFVLLGLSHTHGVQSVLFSCFLLFYMAVLPSNVLIILAVWGDSQLGSPMHFFLANLAFLDICYCSVTLPKMLADLFSNPKTISYNSCMAQLLFLHFLGAVEAFLLLAMAYDRYVAICKPLRYIMLMNKTVCCTLLGASWGGGLIHGIVLFALTITLPFCGPNILDNFFCDVRQLAKLACANTDTVEMLMFLNNGSVIMVCFVILLISYTALVLKLRAYSSEAKNKITSTCISHMVVVLVTFGPAIYIYVLPFRVVPMEKVVALFHTVIFPLTNPIIYTLCNKEIRSSMGRLVHKYSL from the coding sequence ATGGAGCACGAGAACTCAACAAGAGTCAGAGAGTTTGTTCTGCTGGGATTGTCTCACACCCACGGAGTGCAGTCGGTTCTCTTCTCCTGCTTCCTACTGTTCTACATGGCAGTTCTCCCAAGCAATGTCCTCATCATTCTCGCAGTTTGGGGTGATTCCCAACTGGGATCACCCATGCACTTTTTCCTGGCCAATCTGGCATTCCTGGATATCTGCTACTGCTCTGTCACCCTACCCAAAATGCTGGCTGACTTATTCTCAAACCCAAAGACCATCTCCTACAACAGCTGCATGGCTCAGCTCTTGTTTCTTCACTTCCTGGGAGCAGTGGAAGCCTTCTTGCTCTTGGCCATGGCCTACGATCGTTACGTTGCCATTTGCAAACCCCTTCGCTACATCATGCTCATGAACAAGACTGTTTGCTGCACCCTGCTCGGAGCTTCGTGGGGCGGCGGCCTCATTCACGGCATTGTTCTATTTGCTCTCACCATCACTCTCCCCTTCTGCGGCCCCAACATCCTGGACAACTTCTTCTGTGATGTCCGACAGCTGGCAAAGTTGGCCTGTGCCAACACTGACACAGTGGAAATGCTGATGTTCCTCAACAACGGCTCTGTCATCATGGTGTGCTTTGTGATCCTCCTCATCTCCTACACCGCCCTAGTGTTGAAGCTCCGGGCGTACTCCTCTGAGGCCAAGAACAAAATCACCTCCACCTGCATTTCCCACATGGTTGTGGTTTTGGTCACCTTTGGCCCAGCAATTTATATCTATGTCCTCCCCTTCCGGGTCGTCCCAATGGAAAAAGTCGTTGCTCTTTTCCATACGGTCATCTTCCCTTTAACAAACCCCATCATCTACACACTATGCAACAAGGAGATCAGAAGCTCCATGGGGAGGTTGGTCCACAAATACTCACTGTGA
- the LOC140265398 gene encoding olfactory receptor 14J1-like: MPNSSSISEFLLLPLADTRQLQLLQFWLLLGIYLAALLGNGLISTAVACDQRLHTPMYFFLLNLALLDLGCISTTLPKAMANALWDTRAISYTGCAAQIFFFLLFASAEFSLLTIMSYDRYVAICKPLHYGTLMDSRACATMAAAAWGAGLLYSLLHTASTFSLPLCQGNVVNQFFCEVPQILKLSCSESNLREVVLIIFSVGLVFGCFVYIVVSYVQIFMAVLRMPSDQGRHKAFSTCLPHLAVVSLFLITAFFAYLKPPSISSPLLDLTVALLYSVVPPTLNPIIYSMRNREIKHALRKVLQ; encoded by the coding sequence atgcccaacagcagctccatcagcgagttcctcctgctgccgttggcagacacgcggcagctgcagctcctgcaattctggctcttgctgggcatctacctggctgccctcctgggcaacggcctcatcagcacagccgtagcctgcgaccagcgcctgcacacccccatgtacttcttcctcctcaacctggccctcctcgacctgggctgcatctccaccactctccccaaagccatggccaacgccctctgggacaccagggccatttcctacacaggatgtgctgcacagatctttttctttctcttattcgcctcagcagagttttcccttctcaccatcatgtcctatgaccgctacgttgccatctgcaagcccctgcactacgggaccttgatggacagcagagcttgtgccaccatggcagcagctgcctggggcgctgggcttctctATTCCcttctgcacactgccagtacgttttcactgcctctctgccaaggcaatgttgtcaaccagtttttctgtgaggtcccccagatcctcaaactctcctgctcagaatcaaatctcagggaagttgtgcttatcaTCTTTAGTGTCGGTTTAGTCTTTGGATGCTTTGTTTacatagttgtgtcctatgtgcagatcttcatggccgtgctgaggatgccctctgatcagggacggcacaaagccttctccacgtgcctccctcacctggcgGTGGTCTCCCTATTTctcatcactgccttttttgcctaccttaagcccccctccatttcctccccactcctggatctgacagtggcacttctgtactcagtggttcctccaacgctgaaccctattatctacagcatgaggaacagggagatcaagcacgctctcaggaaggtgttgcagtAA